The proteins below are encoded in one region of Deinococcus budaensis:
- a CDS encoding AAA family ATPase yields MPPTLLLVSGLPASGKTHLGSRLARELGWPFVSKDEYKQVLHSHLPELTRAQAGPLSFELMYHVAGVVLAAGGDVVLETHFYRGVSEPKIEGLAQAHGAGVVQLFCEASLDELRQRHAARVASGARPHIDLPFDHAELPHNACWTPLALAAPLRRVDTIQPQDTADLVHWIRQQG; encoded by the coding sequence CCTCCCACCCTCCTCCTCGTCTCCGGCCTGCCCGCTTCCGGCAAAACCCACCTCGGCTCACGGCTGGCGCGGGAGCTGGGGTGGCCCTTTGTGAGCAAGGACGAGTACAAGCAGGTGTTGCACAGCCACCTGCCGGAACTGACGCGCGCCCAGGCTGGGCCGCTGAGTTTCGAGCTGATGTACCACGTCGCCGGGGTGGTGCTGGCAGCGGGCGGCGACGTGGTGCTGGAGACGCACTTTTACCGGGGCGTCAGCGAACCGAAGATTGAAGGGCTGGCGCAGGCGCACGGCGCGGGCGTGGTCCAGCTCTTCTGCGAGGCTTCCCTGGACGAACTGCGACAGCGGCACGCCGCGCGGGTGGCCTCGGGTGCCCGGCCCCACATCGACCTCCCCTTCGACCACGCCGAGCTGCCGCACAACGCCTGCTGGACGCCGCTCGCGCTGGCGGCTCCGCTGCGCCGGGTGGACACGATCCAGCCCCAGGACACCGCCGACCTCGTGCACTGGATACGCCAACAGGGCTGA
- a CDS encoding 2,3-bisphosphoglycerate-independent phosphoglycerate mutase, whose protein sequence is MSDLIDTIRPLAKKTDSKILMVVLDGVGGLPLTVNGETELASAQTPHLDALAQESQLGLAELVGAGITPGSGPGHLSLFGYDPLKYVVGRGALSAVGIGVRLGAGDVAVRGNFASLGAGRVIVDRRAGRPSDEKNVEVVAKLRAAIPEILGTPVEIYTESEHRFVVVFRSGGVDEAGQGLGANISDVDPQVTGVPPLTAEASDPTSARTAELVNAFVARAEAALAEEPQVNGVLFRGYSDVPHFPSFADIYGLRAACIASYPMYKGLASLVGMEVLPVEGEEDALEGKVAALTEHWENYDFFYFHIKKTDSTGEDGDFAAKVKKVELFDALLPRLRALNPDVLCIVGDHSTPSKLASHSWHPVPLLIQSRYGRKDLAARYTEEEAQRGSLGLRRGTEIMPLLMANALKLQKYGA, encoded by the coding sequence ATGAGCGACCTGATCGACACCATCCGCCCCCTCGCCAAGAAGACGGACAGCAAGATCCTGATGGTCGTGCTCGACGGGGTGGGCGGCCTGCCCCTCACGGTCAACGGCGAGACCGAGCTGGCCAGCGCGCAGACGCCCCACCTCGACGCGCTGGCCCAGGAGTCGCAGCTGGGGTTGGCCGAACTTGTGGGCGCGGGGATCACGCCGGGCAGCGGACCGGGGCACCTCAGCCTCTTCGGCTACGATCCATTGAAGTACGTCGTGGGGCGCGGGGCGCTCTCGGCGGTGGGCATCGGCGTGCGGCTGGGCGCCGGGGACGTGGCCGTGCGCGGCAACTTCGCCTCGCTGGGGGCAGGCCGGGTGATCGTGGACCGCCGCGCCGGGCGCCCCAGCGACGAGAAGAACGTGGAAGTGGTTGCCAAGCTGCGCGCCGCCATTCCCGAGATTCTGGGCACCCCGGTCGAGATCTACACCGAGTCCGAGCACCGCTTCGTGGTCGTCTTCCGCTCGGGCGGCGTGGACGAGGCCGGGCAGGGTCTGGGCGCCAACATCAGCGACGTGGACCCCCAGGTGACCGGCGTGCCTCCCCTCACCGCCGAGGCGAGCGACCCCACCAGCGCCCGCACCGCCGAGCTGGTCAACGCCTTTGTGGCCCGCGCCGAGGCCGCGCTGGCGGAAGAACCCCAGGTCAACGGGGTGCTGTTCCGGGGCTACAGCGACGTGCCGCACTTCCCGTCCTTCGCGGACATCTACGGGCTGCGGGCCGCCTGCATCGCGTCTTACCCGATGTACAAGGGCCTCGCCAGCCTCGTCGGGATGGAGGTGCTGCCGGTCGAGGGCGAGGAGGACGCGCTGGAGGGCAAGGTCGCCGCACTCACCGAGCACTGGGAGAACTACGACTTCTTCTACTTCCACATCAAGAAGACCGACTCGACCGGCGAGGACGGCGACTTTGCCGCCAAGGTGAAGAAAGTCGAGCTGTTCGACGCCCTGCTGCCCCGGCTGCGCGCCCTGAACCCCGACGTGCTGTGCATCGTGGGCGACCACTCCACACCCAGCAAGCTCGCCAGCCATTCCTGGCACCCGGTCCCGCTGCTGATTCAGAGCCGGTATGGCCGCAAGGATCTGGCCGCCCGCTACACCGAGGAGGAGGCGCAAAGAGGCAGCCTGGGCCTCCGGCGCGGCACCGAGATCATGCCGCTGCTGATGGCGAACGCGCTGAAGTTGCAGAAGTACGGGGCGTAA